One genomic region from Accipiter gentilis chromosome Z, bAccGen1.1, whole genome shotgun sequence encodes:
- the RGP1 gene encoding RAB6A-GEF complex partner protein 2 isoform X1 gives MIEVLAKLGRGPVFLAGEVLECVITFTNPLSASSTSASSEMLAWASAQIHCQFHASENRVALPPSDGSKHDVQAENETVFVPNRGERGQCILSTPPKILFCDLRLDPGESKSYSYCETLPIDGPPSFRGQSVKYVYKLTIGCQRVNSPIKLLRVPFRVLVLHGLKDYQFPQDEAVAPSNPFLEEEEGLKKDSRLADLATELLMVATSRRSLHLYNISNTRGKVGSFCIFKTVYKIGEDVIGTFNFSEGDIPCLQFSVSLQTEESIQEEYQRRRGQPVSFSTHARHQEACLHTAQSSFSLPIPLSSTPGFTTNIVSLKWRLHFEFVTSGESAGTCLVRGSQSEAVTWTGVEQMEVDTFSWDLPIKVLPTNPILASYVSQFSSTNSITI, from the exons ATGATCGAGGTGTTGGCCAAGCTGGGCCGTGGGCCCGTCTTCCTGGCAGGAGAGGTGCTGGAGTGCGTGATCACGTTCACCAACCCATTATCGGCCTCGTCTACCTCCGCCAGCAG TGAGATGCTGGCATGGGCCAGTGCCCAGATTCACTGCCAGTTTCACGCCAGTGAGAACCGGGTAGCACTCCCTCCCTCTGATGGCAGCAAGCATGATGTACAGGCAGAAAATGAGACAGTCTTCGTCCCCAACAGAG GAGAGCGGGGTCAGTGTATCCTGTCCACCCCACCCAAGATTCTCTTCTGTGACTTGCGACTGGATCCTGGGGAGTCAAAGTCCT ATTCATACTGTGAGACACTGCCCATAGACGGCCCTCCCTCCTTCCGCGGACAGTCGGTAAAGTACGTGTACAAGCTGACAATCGGCTGCCAGCGTGTCAACTCCCCCATCAAGCTCCTGCGTGTACCCTTCCGTGTCCTCGTGCTACACG GGCTCAAGGATTACCAGTTCCCACAGGATGAGGCCGTTGCACCCTCAAACCCTttcctggaggaagaggagggtttGAAGAAAGACTCTCGCCTGGCAGACCTGGCAACAGAACTGCTAATGGTGGCCACCTCCCGACGCAGTCTGC ACCTGTATAATATCAGCAACACTCGTGGGAAGGTGGGGTCATTCTGCATCTTTAAGACTGTGTATAAGATCGGAGAGGATGTCATTGGGACCTTTAACTTCTCGGAAGGAGACATCCCGTGTCTGCAG TTCTCAGTGAGCCTGCAGACGGAGGAGAGCATCCAGGAGGAGTACCAACGTCGGCGGGGGCAGCCTGTTTCCTTCAGCACGCACGCCCGCCATCAGGAGGCCTGCCTGCACACAGCCCAGAGCAGCTTCAGCCTGCCCATCCCGCTCAGCTCTACCCCAGGATTCACCACCAATATTG TGTCCCTGAAGTGGAGGCTGCACTTTGAGTTTGTGACCTCTGGGGAGTCGGCAGGGACTTGCTTGGTTCGTGGGAGCCAGTCGGAGGCCGTCACCTGGACTGGGGTGGAGCAGATGGAAGTAGACACTTTCAGCTGGGACTTGCCCATCAAAGTTCTTCCAACCAATCCTATCCTGGCTTCCTACGTATCTCAGTTCTCCAGCACTAACTCCATCACCATCTGA
- the SPAG8 gene encoding sperm-associated antigen 8, with protein sequence MPHMPPESVLPHGLRGDGGPGRAQRGLSVRGELVHACRGPAVPSQAPGPSRPVTLGQAWVPGVDGCTRGPGPNGGSPPMGGAHAPGTTNELAAAGGARPVFTVSMETERFHPAQAPWSPECSGGGLRPLERAKPPYHRETLMTMTEMPQEMSATAEVPQEMVSAMAELSAEALPAVPSVVPAAEAGKDPCGVELPPCPGKWGTCPTEVPLIAVPVLPTSLQPPVEQPSRVVPRGSCLIRNWQEELVSRPTDSTTTKDTYHPPQRALLLGRGQREAMLESMLYQKYRKEMLEEIRPRQMPMESVSTTHRDYRVGDCQFTPLPATHPHNYRTEQPCSFWLEQARSLPGITSICSGDSPFRRNAAFSTPITEYLEPTLPCAPLTSWLQPRKK encoded by the exons ATGCCGCATATGCCACCCGAGAGTGTTTTGCCCCACG GCCTCCGTGGggatggggggccggggagggcccAGCGAGGCCTGTCGGTGAGAGGGGAGCTGGTCCACGCCTGCAGGGGACCGGCTGTGCCCAGCCAGGCGCCAGGACCGTCCCGCCCTGTCACCCTGGGCCAGGCCTGGGTCCCTGGGGTGGATGGGTGTACCCGAGGGCCAGGCCCAAATGGCG GCTCTCCGCCAATGGGAGGCGCGCACGCACCCGGCACCACCAATGAGCTTGCGGCCGCGGGCGGGGCGCGGCCGGTGTTTACCGTCTCCATGGAGACGGAGCGGTTTCACCCTGCGCAGGCGCCATGGAGCCCGGAGTGCAGCGGCGGGGGGCTGAGACCCCTGGAACGGG CAAAGCCCCCATACCACAGGGAGACACTGATGACCATGACCGAGATGCCCCAGGAGATGTCAGCCACAGCTGAGGTGCCCCAGGAGATGGTGTCGGCCATGGCTGAGCTGTCTGCTGAGGCCCTGCCAGCCGTGCCCAGCGTGGTTCCAGCTGCTGAGGCTGGGAAGGATCCCTGCGGGGTTGAGCTGCCACCCTGCCCCGGCAAGTGGGGGACTTGCCCCACCGAGGTGCCCCTCATCGCGGTGCCAGTGCTGCCCACTTCCCTGCAGCCGCCAGTAGAGCAGCCCAGCCGGGTGGTGCCCCGGGGGAGCTGCCTGATCCGCAACTGGCAGGAGGAG CTCGTCTCCCGGCCCACTGACAGCACCACCACAAAGGACACCTACCACCCACCGCAGAGGGCCCTGCTGCTGGGGCGAG GGCAGCGGGAGGCCATGCTGGAGTCCATGCTCTACCAGAAATACAG GAAGGAGATGCTGGAGGAGATCCGTCCCCGGCAGATGCCCATGGAGTCGGTCTCCACCACGCACCGGGATTACCGCGTCGGGGACTGCCAGTTCACACCGCTGCCTGCCACCCAC CCCCACAACTACCGcacggagcagccctgcagcttcTGGCTGGAGCAAGCCCGCAGCCTGCCT GGTATCACCAGCATCTGCAGTGGGGACAGTCCCTTTCGGAGGAACGCAGCCTTCTCCACTCCCATCACCGAGTACCTAGAGCCGACCCTGCCCTGTGCACCCCTCACCAGCTGGCTCCAACCCcgcaaaaaatga
- the MSMP gene encoding prostate-associated microseminoprotein, which translates to MAMQVQKMGCAWGKLCLLLSLVLQLPDSQAKCYFQAKAPCEYEGKQFSLGESWLSTNCLLCTCLHPIGVGCCETTQHPIDFPDWCEAHYDSQTCQISVVQKANPSLPCVKSMEHEWGSAGTPEPLSNKVLGAGLSR; encoded by the exons ATGGCCATGCAAGTGCAGAAGATGGGGTGTGCTTGGGGCAAGCTttgcctgctgctctccctcGTCCTCCAGCTGCCGGACTCCCAGGCCAAATGCTACTTCCAGGCTAAAG CTCCCTGCGAGTACGAGGGGAAGCAGTTCTCCCTCGGGGAGTCGTGGCTCAGCACCAACTGCCTGCTCTGCACCTGCCTGCACCCCATTGGCGTGGGCTGCTGCGAGAC cacccagcaccccatcGACTTCCCCGACTGGTGCGAGGCCCACTACGACTCGCAGACCTGCCAGATCTCGGTGGTGCAGAAGGCCAACCCCAGCCTGCCCTGCGTGAAGAGCATGGAGCACGAGTGGGGCTCAGCTGGCACCCCTGAGCCGCTGAGCAACAAGGTGCTGGGCGCAGGGCTGAGCAGATAG
- the HINT2 gene encoding adenosine 5'-monophosphoramidase HINT2 → MAAVLARGLARGWAARGALRAGQRCVAVPGGPDGEVGEARRAAAAGEEASGQPTIFSKIIARSVPATILYEDDKCLVFRDVAPQAPVHFLVIPKRPIPRISRVGPQDTELLGHLLVVAARTAKAEGLADGYRLVINDGKHGAQSVYHLHLHVLGGRQLGWPPG, encoded by the exons atggcggcggTGCTGGCGCGGGGGCTGGCGCGCGGCTGGGCGGCGCGGGGCGCTCTGCGCGCGGGGCAG CGTTGCGTGGCGGTGCCCGGCGGTCCGGACGGGGAGGTGGGCGAGGCGCGGCGAGCCGCGGCGGCCGGCGAGGAGGCGAGCGGGCAGCCCACCATCTTCAGCAAGATCATCGCCCGCAGCGTGCCCGCCACCATCCTCTACGAAGACGACAAG TGCCTGGTTTTCCGCGATGTGGCCCCCCAAGCCCCCGTCCACTTCTTGGTGATCCCCAAGCGCCCCATTCCCCGGATCAGCCGCGTGGGTCCCCAGGACACCGAG CTCCTGGGGCACTTGCTGGTGGTGGCAGCACGGACGGCGAAGGCAGAGGGTCTGGCTGACGGCTACCGCCTCG TGATCAACGACGGGAAACATGGCGCCCAGTCCGTCTACCATCTGCACCTCCACGTACTGGGGGGGCGGCAGCTGGGTTGGCCCCCTGgctga
- the NPR2 gene encoding atrial natriuretic peptide receptor 2 encodes MAPRLPLPLLLLLPLLPPVPAAVAGGGGGGGGGGGGGGEGGGRRRAAATPDGTVANLTVAVVLPERNVSYAWAWPRVGPALSLALEALERGEPPLLPRPFSVRVEFMSSELEGACSEYVAPLNAVDLKLYHDPDVLFGPGCVYPAASVGRFASHWRLPLITGGAVAAGFSRKREHYSTTVRTGPSAPKLGAFVSHLHAHFNWSTRAVLLYVDRKTDDRPYYFTVEGVYQELQDGSNLTVRHHIYSPDEGGPDTAVHFIKANGRVVYLCGPPEMLRQIMQLAQRENLTNGDYVFFYLDVFGESLRGDSSRDPFKPWQQSPGQDSGLRKAFQMVLVITYYEPQNPEYQHFQTQLILRAKQKFGVQLNYSLMNLVAGCFYDGMLLYAMVLNETLQEGGSKKNATHIIEKMRDRKFQGVTGLVSMDSNNDRDTDFNLWAMGDPESGQYEVVGHYSGVEKQIHWLGRPIPWVKGAPPLDNPPCVFDVDDPSCDKTPLSMLAIVALGTGLTFVMFGISSFLIFRKLMLEKELASMLWRIRWDELQFGSPERYHKAAGSRLTLSLRGSSYGSLMTTHGKYQIFANTGHFKGNVVAIKHINKKRIELTRQVLFELKHMRDIQFNHLTRFIGACIDPPNICIVTEYCPRGSLQDVLENESINLDWMFRYSLINDIVKGMAFLHNSIIGHHGSLKSSNCVVDSRFVLKITDYGLASFRSPCDGEDTHALYAKKLWTAPELLQKGRLPTPGMQKADVYSFGIIVQEVALRNGPFYIEGMDLSPKEIVQKVRNSQKPFFRPSIDIGVHSEELAVLMERCWAQEPAERPDFSQIKIFIRRFNKEGSTSILDNLLSRMEQYANNLEKLVEERTQAYLEEKRKAENLLYQILPHSVAEQLKRGETVRAEAFDSVTIYFSDIVGFTALSAESTPMQVVTLLNDLYTCFDAIIDNFDVYKVETIGDAYMVVSGLPVRNGKLHAREIVRMALALLEAVKTFRIRHRPNDQLRLRIGIHTGPVCAGVVGLKMPRYCLFGDTVNTASRMESNGQALKIHVSSTTKEVLDEFGCFELELRGDVEMKGKGKMRTYWLLGERKDPKVI; translated from the exons ATGGCTCcgcggctgccgctgccgctgctgctgctgctgccgctgctgccgccggtaccggcggcggtggcgggaggaggaggaggaggaggaggaggaggaggaggaggaggggaaggcggggggaggcggcgggcggcggcgaccCCCGACGGGACGGTGGCTAACTTGACGGTGGCGGTGGTACTGCCGGAGCGTAACGTGAGCTACGCGTGGGCTTGGCCGCGCGTGGGGCCGGCGCTGAGCCTGGCGCTGGAAGCGCTAGAGCGGGGGGAACCGCCGCTCTTGCCGCGGCCCTTCTCGGTGCGCGTCGAGTTTATGAGCTCGGAGCTGGAGGGCGCTTGCTCCGAGTACGTGGCACCGCTCAACGCCGTGGACCTGAAGCTCTACCACGACCCCGACGTCCTCTTCGGGCCGGGATGCGTCTACCCCGCCGCTTCCGTGGGGCGCTTCGCCTCGCACTGGCGGCTGCCGCTCATCaccggcggggcggtggcggccgGTTTCAGCCGCAAACGGGAGCATTACAGCACGACGGTGCGTACCGGGCCCTCGGCCCCCAAACTGGGTGCCTTCGTCTCCCACCTCCACGCCCACTTCAACTGGAGCACCCGCGCCGTCCTCCTCTACGTGGACCGCAAGACCGACGACCGACCCTACTACTTCACCGTCGAGGGTGTCTACCAGGAGCTGCAGGACGGCAGCAACCTCACCGTCCGACACCACATCTACTCCCCCGACGAGGGCGGCCCCGACACCGCCGTGCACTTCATCAAGGCCAACGGGCGCG TGGTGTATCTCTGCGGACCGCCGGAGATGCTGCGGCAGATCATGCAGCTGGCACAGCGGGAGAACCTCACCAATGGCGACTATGTCTTCTTCTACCTGGATGTCTTTGGGGAGAGCCTGCGGGGTGACTCTTCCCGTGACCCCTTCAAGCCCTGGCAGCAGAGCCCGGGACAGGACTCGGGGCTGCGCAAAGCTTTCCAG ATGGTGCTGGTGATCACCTACTATGAGCCCCAAAACCCTGAGTACCAGCACTTCCAAACTCAGCTTATCCTGCGAGCTAAGCAGAAATTCGGGGTGCAGCTCAACTACTCCTTG ATGAACCTGGTGGCGGGGTGTTTCTATGATGGGATGCTGCTGTACGCCATGGTGCTGAACGAGACCCTGCAGGAGGGCGGCTCCAAGAAAAACGCCACCCACATCATCGAGAAGATGCGTGACCGCAAGTTCCAGG GGGTGACGGGGCTGGTGAGCATGGACAGCAACAATGACCGGGACACCGACTTCAACCTATGGGCCATGGGTGACCCCGAGAGCGGGCAGTACGAg GTGGTGGGACACTACTCAGGCGTGGAGAAGCAGATCCACTGGCTGGGACGACCCATCCCCTGGGTGAAGGGGGCCCCCCCCTTGGACAACCCACCCTGCGTCTTCGACGTGGATGACCCTTCCTGTGATAAAA cccccctctcCATGCTGGCCATCGTGGCTTTGGGCACCGGCCTCACCTTCGTCATGTTTGGCATCTCCAGCTTCCTCATCTTCAG GAAGCTgatgctggagaaggagcttgCCAGCATGCTCTGGAGGATCCGTTGGGACGAGCTGCAGTTTGGGAGCCCTGAGCGGTATCACAAGGCAGCGGGCAGCCGGCTCACGCTGTCCCTG cgTGGCTCCAGCTACGGCTCCCTGATGACCACCCATGGCAAGTACCAGATCTTCGCCAACACCGGCCACTTCAAG GGCAACGTGGTGGCCATCAAGCACATCAACAAGAAGCGCATTGAGCTGACGCGGCAGGTGCTCTTTGAGCTGAAACAC ATGCGGGACATCCAGTTCAACCACCTGACCCGCTTCATTGGGGCGTGCATTGACCCCCCCAACATTTGCATTGTCACTGAGTACTGCCCGCGGGGCAGCCTGCAG gatgtcctgGAGAACGAGAGCATCAACCTGGACTGGATGTTTCGCTACTCCCTCATCAACGACATCGTCAAG GGAATGGCCTTTCTGCACAACAGCATCATCGGCCACCACGGCAGCCTCAAGTCATCCAACTGCGTGGTGGACAGCCGCTTCGTGCTGAAGATCACAGACTACGGGCTGGCCAGCTTCCGCTCACCCTGTGACGGCGAGGACACTCATGCCCTTTATGCCA agaagctgtggacagCCCCGGAGCTGCTGCAGAAGGGGCGCCTGCCCACCCCAGGCATGCAGAAAGCTGATGTTTACAGCTTCGGCATCATCGTGCAGGAGGTCGCCCTGCGCAATGGCCCCTTCTATATCGAGGGCATGGACCTGAGCCCCAAAG AGATTGTGCAGAAGGTGCGTAACAGCCAGAAGCCCTTCTTCCGCCCCTCCATCGACATCGGGGTGCACAGTGAGGAGCTGGCAGTGCTGATGGAGCGCTGCTGGGCGCAGGAGCCAGCCGAGCGCCCTGACTTCAGCCAGATCAAGATCTTCATCCGTAGATTCAACAA GGAGGGCAGTACCAGCATCCTGGACAACCTGCTGTCACGCATGGAGCAGTACGCCAACAACCTGGAGAAGCTGGTGGAGGAGCGGACGCAGGCCTACCTGGAGGAGAAGCGCAAGGCGGAGAACCTCCTCTACCAGATTCTGCCTCA CTCCGTAGCGGAGCAGCTGAAGCGCGGGGAGACAGTGCGGGCCGAGGCTTTCGACAGCGTCACCATCTACTTCAGCGACATCGTGGGCTTCACCGCCCTCTCAGCGGAGAGCACCCCCATGCAG GTCGTGACGCTGCTGAACGATCTCTACACTTGCTTCGATGCCATCATCGACAATTTTGACGTGTACAAG GTGGAGACCATTGGGGATGCCTACATGGTGGTGTCAGGGCTGCCGGTGCGCAATGGGAAGCTGCACGCCCGCGAGATTGTCCGCATGGCCCTGGCCCTGCTCGAGGCAGTCAAAACCTTCAGGATCCGGCACCGGCCCAATGACCAGCTCCGCCTGCGCATCGGCATACACACTG GTCCTGTGTGCGCTGGAGTTGTGGGTCTGAAGATGCCACGGTACTGCCTCTTTGGGGACACGGTGAACACCGCATCCCGCATGGAGTCCAACGGCCAGG CCCTGAAGATCCACGTCTCGTCCACCACCAAGGAAGTCCTGGATGAGTTTGGCTGCTTTGAGCTGGAGCTGCGTGGGGACGTGGAGATGAAG gGCAAGGGGAAGATGCGGACGTACTGGCTGCTGGGTGAGAGGAAAGACCCCAAAGTCATCTGA
- the RGP1 gene encoding RAB6A-GEF complex partner protein 2 isoform X2, with translation MLAWASAQIHCQFHASENRVALPPSDGSKHDVQAENETVFVPNRGERGQCILSTPPKILFCDLRLDPGESKSYSYCETLPIDGPPSFRGQSVKYVYKLTIGCQRVNSPIKLLRVPFRVLVLHGLKDYQFPQDEAVAPSNPFLEEEEGLKKDSRLADLATELLMVATSRRSLHLYNISNTRGKVGSFCIFKTVYKIGEDVIGTFNFSEGDIPCLQFSVSLQTEESIQEEYQRRRGQPVSFSTHARHQEACLHTAQSSFSLPIPLSSTPGFTTNIVSLKWRLHFEFVTSGESAGTCLVRGSQSEAVTWTGVEQMEVDTFSWDLPIKVLPTNPILASYVSQFSSTNSITI, from the exons ATGCTGGCATGGGCCAGTGCCCAGATTCACTGCCAGTTTCACGCCAGTGAGAACCGGGTAGCACTCCCTCCCTCTGATGGCAGCAAGCATGATGTACAGGCAGAAAATGAGACAGTCTTCGTCCCCAACAGAG GAGAGCGGGGTCAGTGTATCCTGTCCACCCCACCCAAGATTCTCTTCTGTGACTTGCGACTGGATCCTGGGGAGTCAAAGTCCT ATTCATACTGTGAGACACTGCCCATAGACGGCCCTCCCTCCTTCCGCGGACAGTCGGTAAAGTACGTGTACAAGCTGACAATCGGCTGCCAGCGTGTCAACTCCCCCATCAAGCTCCTGCGTGTACCCTTCCGTGTCCTCGTGCTACACG GGCTCAAGGATTACCAGTTCCCACAGGATGAGGCCGTTGCACCCTCAAACCCTttcctggaggaagaggagggtttGAAGAAAGACTCTCGCCTGGCAGACCTGGCAACAGAACTGCTAATGGTGGCCACCTCCCGACGCAGTCTGC ACCTGTATAATATCAGCAACACTCGTGGGAAGGTGGGGTCATTCTGCATCTTTAAGACTGTGTATAAGATCGGAGAGGATGTCATTGGGACCTTTAACTTCTCGGAAGGAGACATCCCGTGTCTGCAG TTCTCAGTGAGCCTGCAGACGGAGGAGAGCATCCAGGAGGAGTACCAACGTCGGCGGGGGCAGCCTGTTTCCTTCAGCACGCACGCCCGCCATCAGGAGGCCTGCCTGCACACAGCCCAGAGCAGCTTCAGCCTGCCCATCCCGCTCAGCTCTACCCCAGGATTCACCACCAATATTG TGTCCCTGAAGTGGAGGCTGCACTTTGAGTTTGTGACCTCTGGGGAGTCGGCAGGGACTTGCTTGGTTCGTGGGAGCCAGTCGGAGGCCGTCACCTGGACTGGGGTGGAGCAGATGGAAGTAGACACTTTCAGCTGGGACTTGCCCATCAAAGTTCTTCCAACCAATCCTATCCTGGCTTCCTACGTATCTCAGTTCTCCAGCACTAACTCCATCACCATCTGA